In Streptomyces sp. NBC_00448, the following are encoded in one genomic region:
- the eccD gene encoding type VII secretion integral membrane protein EccD has protein sequence MTTASVVPGAGTGTEVCRVTVVGPGGQADLAIPVTLPVSALLPVLVEHVVSDVRDRGAPWALQRLGEAPLDPDGTPAGLGLRHGDVLHLRPADDPLPTLHFDDVADGVAHVVGSLPGRWRPELTRALALTMAALAVVMLALALLSAGPGDFAGYGAGVAAVLFAAACATGARLAADRAAVVTAGIAAMAMGGLAGLAFRAGPHGGFDPGVPGLLVATGCVTAVAVALVALRAMPFLLPGTAVVVAAAAAAAIGLRAAFDWRAGQAVAVVGVGLFVLGHFAPRLSLRAARLRVPQLPHNAAELQEDVDPEPQERVERRVRAATSYLDALSLGFSLAFAVVFWFMIREHGWIGWALPLVLGAAVLLRARGLAGTLQRVPTVIAGGVGLALLLLQQWTTGGPGERGIAAALLVLTAVALLAGAWRLPSSRLLPVWGHSGDITEMLVAMSLLPLLLQLLHVYSHVRGLTS, from the coding sequence ATGACCACTGCCTCCGTGGTTCCCGGAGCCGGGACCGGCACCGAGGTGTGCCGGGTGACCGTCGTCGGCCCCGGCGGACAGGCCGACCTCGCGATCCCGGTCACGCTGCCGGTGTCGGCGCTGCTGCCCGTCCTCGTCGAGCACGTGGTCTCCGACGTGCGCGACCGCGGTGCGCCATGGGCGCTGCAACGCCTCGGCGAGGCACCGCTCGACCCGGACGGCACCCCCGCCGGGCTCGGCCTGCGGCACGGCGACGTGCTCCACCTGCGCCCGGCCGACGACCCGCTGCCCACCCTGCACTTCGACGACGTCGCCGACGGCGTCGCGCACGTCGTCGGCTCGCTGCCCGGCCGCTGGCGGCCCGAGCTGACCCGCGCGCTGGCCCTGACCATGGCCGCCCTGGCCGTCGTCATGCTCGCGCTGGCCCTGCTCAGCGCCGGCCCCGGCGACTTCGCCGGCTACGGCGCGGGCGTCGCCGCGGTGCTGTTCGCCGCCGCCTGCGCCACCGGCGCCCGGCTGGCCGCCGACCGGGCCGCGGTGGTGACCGCGGGGATCGCGGCGATGGCCATGGGCGGACTGGCCGGACTCGCCTTCCGCGCCGGCCCGCACGGCGGCTTCGACCCCGGCGTGCCGGGCCTGCTGGTCGCCACCGGCTGCGTCACCGCCGTCGCCGTCGCGCTGGTCGCCCTGCGCGCCATGCCGTTCCTGCTGCCCGGCACCGCGGTCGTCGTCGCCGCGGCCGCGGCCGCCGCCATCGGGCTGCGCGCCGCCTTCGACTGGCGGGCCGGCCAGGCCGTCGCCGTGGTCGGGGTCGGCCTGTTCGTCCTCGGCCACTTCGCCCCCCGGCTCTCGCTGCGCGCCGCCCGGCTGCGGGTGCCCCAACTCCCTCACAACGCAGCGGAGTTGCAGGAGGACGTCGACCCCGAGCCGCAGGAGCGGGTGGAGCGCCGGGTGCGGGCCGCCACGTCTTACCTGGACGCGCTCAGCCTCGGGTTCTCGCTCGCCTTCGCCGTCGTCTTCTGGTTCATGATCCGCGAACACGGCTGGATCGGCTGGGCGTTGCCGCTCGTCCTCGGCGCCGCGGTGCTGCTGCGCGCCCGCGGCCTGGCCGGCACCCTCCAGCGGGTGCCCACCGTCATCGCCGGCGGCGTCGGCCTGGCCCTGCTGCTCCTGCAGCAGTGGACCACCGGCGGCCCCGGCGAGCGCGGCATCGCCGCCGCGCTCCTGGTGCTCACCGCCGTCGCCCTGCTGGCCGGCGCCTGGCGACTGCCCTCCAGCCGCCTGCTGCCGGTCTGGGGCCACAGCGGCGACATCACCGAGATGCTCGTCGCGATGTCGCTGCTGCCCCTGCTCCTCCAACTCCTGCACGTCTACTCGCATGTGCGCGGACTGACGAGCTGA
- the eccCa gene encoding type VII secretion protein EccCa, whose translation MPDGQVELAEPPVLGEPAGVDFGSALLYLPMGLGAGAMVLMFSVRSMGPTTYMMSGMMGVAMISMTLTQVGRSSSERRRRMKAERRDYLRYLAQRRRQARTAAAEQRAALLWDNPDPRELWAFAMGPRLWERRPSHEDFGRVRIGMGIRRAELVFLPPQTKPVEDLEPLTAISLRRFTKAHQTVPDLPIPVALRRFTRVEFAGDGQEALALMRAMLAQLAVLHAPDELRVAVLGNPGARAEWDWVKWLPHNAHPDEQDDAGALRLAAGDHDELMALLGPEVRDRPDHDPDASPNVTEPYLVVIAQGAHLPDSSRLLGEGMRNTLLLDATGALRGGDNVLRLTVRDGTVSFPAGDDASASATADALSTIAAETLARGLAPLRTGGSVDLTERPLESDFDLTSLLSIRDPRTFDVAAKWRPRQTQSARLRVPLGVTDEGEVVELDLKESAQGGMGPHGLLIGATGSGKSELLRTLVMGLAATHSSEVLNLVLVDFKGGATFLNMDRLPHTSAVITNLADEIHLVDRMRDSINGEMIRRQELLRESGHSSLFDYEKARVAGATLAPLPSLLIIVDEFSELLASKPEFVDLFVSVGRLGRSLGVHLLLASQRLDESRIHKVEGHLSYRLALRTFSSMESRSVIGVSHAYELPSAPGNGYLKVDTTNLVRFKAAYVSGPAPEPAAENDPAQQQRAAQEVTVFGLDRSGELLSARAEQTAALAEAAQAAQADRGAAATTGPDGEPLSEESLLEVLVGRLEDAGPPARQVWLPPLDSSVSLDQVLPAIVPDPDRGMSAADYPRLASLRFPLGMVDKPYEQSRDLLTADLSGADGHVGLVGAPRTGKSTMLRTLMLSLALTHTPQEIQFYCLDFGGGGLVSTSGLPHVGSVATRLDRDRVQRTVAELTQLLERREAEFGARGLESMAGYRAQRATGELDDPYGDVFLVVDGWGTLRQDYEDIEPRVIDLAARGLSFGIHVIGSAVRWSEFRPRLRDLLGTKFELRLGDTLESEVGARAAAAVPHQPGRGLTSTGHHFLAALPRLDSSPHTEDLTAATKEAVAEIDTFWTGRPAPGVRLLPGRLSTAQLPPAEGDLRVCLGWDEQRLEPAWHDFSVNPHLMVFGDNETGKTNMLRLMVAAITSRYTPEEARIMVADPGRGLLTAVPEAYRVGYVVDSDALGQLAASAAVSVGKRVPGADISPENLARRDWWSGPLLFVLIDDFDLFSGAPGSPSPMTPLVPLLAQAPHIGLHLVLSRSTSGAMRAMMDPVLRRLWELGNPALLFSYPKEEGKFIGEAKPRTLPPGRAQLVTRRSVKLMQTGLVAAE comes from the coding sequence ATGCCCGACGGGCAGGTGGAGTTGGCCGAGCCGCCGGTACTGGGTGAACCCGCCGGCGTGGACTTCGGTTCCGCGCTGCTGTACCTGCCGATGGGGCTGGGCGCCGGTGCGATGGTGCTCATGTTCAGCGTCCGCAGCATGGGCCCGACCACTTACATGATGTCCGGGATGATGGGCGTCGCCATGATCAGCATGACGCTGACCCAGGTGGGCCGCAGCAGCTCGGAGCGCCGCCGCCGGATGAAAGCCGAACGCCGCGACTACCTGCGGTACTTGGCGCAGCGACGCCGCCAGGCCCGGACCGCCGCGGCCGAGCAGCGGGCCGCCCTGCTGTGGGACAACCCCGACCCACGCGAGCTGTGGGCGTTCGCGATGGGGCCGCGGCTGTGGGAACGCCGCCCCAGCCACGAGGACTTCGGCCGGGTCCGGATCGGCATGGGCATCCGCCGCGCCGAACTGGTCTTCCTGCCGCCGCAGACCAAGCCCGTCGAGGACCTCGAACCGCTCACCGCGATCTCGCTGCGCCGCTTCACCAAGGCCCACCAGACCGTTCCCGACCTGCCCATCCCGGTGGCGCTGCGCCGCTTCACCCGGGTGGAGTTCGCCGGCGACGGTCAGGAGGCGCTGGCCCTGATGCGGGCGATGCTCGCCCAACTCGCCGTGCTGCACGCCCCCGACGAACTGCGCGTCGCGGTGCTCGGCAATCCGGGCGCACGGGCCGAGTGGGACTGGGTCAAGTGGCTGCCGCACAACGCCCACCCCGACGAGCAGGACGACGCCGGCGCGCTCCGGCTGGCCGCCGGCGACCACGACGAACTGATGGCGCTGCTCGGCCCCGAGGTGCGCGACCGCCCCGACCACGACCCGGACGCCTCCCCGAACGTCACCGAGCCCTACCTGGTGGTCATCGCCCAGGGCGCCCATCTGCCGGACAGCTCACGGCTGTTGGGGGAGGGGATGCGCAACACCCTGCTGCTCGACGCCACCGGTGCCCTGCGCGGCGGCGACAACGTCCTGCGGCTGACCGTCCGCGACGGCACCGTCAGCTTCCCGGCCGGCGACGACGCCTCCGCGTCCGCGACCGCCGACGCGCTCAGCACCATCGCCGCCGAGACCCTCGCCCGGGGCCTGGCCCCGCTGCGCACCGGCGGCAGCGTGGACCTGACCGAACGCCCGCTGGAGTCCGACTTCGACCTGACGTCGCTGCTGAGCATCCGCGACCCCCGCACGTTCGACGTGGCCGCCAAGTGGCGCCCCCGGCAGACCCAGTCGGCCCGGCTGCGCGTTCCGCTCGGCGTCACCGACGAGGGCGAGGTCGTCGAACTTGACCTCAAGGAGTCCGCGCAGGGCGGCATGGGCCCGCACGGCCTGCTGATCGGCGCCACCGGCTCCGGCAAGAGCGAACTGCTGCGCACCCTGGTGATGGGACTGGCCGCCACCCACTCCTCCGAGGTCCTCAACCTCGTGCTGGTGGACTTCAAGGGCGGCGCGACCTTCCTCAACATGGACCGGCTGCCGCACACCTCGGCCGTCATCACCAACCTCGCCGACGAGATCCACCTGGTGGACCGGATGCGGGACTCCATCAACGGCGAGATGATCCGCCGCCAGGAACTCCTGCGCGAGTCCGGCCACTCCTCGCTCTTCGACTACGAGAAGGCACGCGTCGCGGGCGCCACCCTCGCCCCGCTTCCCTCGCTGCTCATCATCGTGGACGAGTTCTCCGAACTGCTCGCCAGCAAACCGGAGTTCGTCGACCTGTTCGTCTCCGTCGGCCGGCTCGGCCGAAGCCTGGGCGTCCACCTGCTGCTCGCCTCGCAGCGGCTGGACGAGAGCCGTATCCACAAGGTCGAGGGCCATCTGTCCTACCGGCTGGCCCTGCGCACCTTCTCCTCGATGGAGTCCCGCAGTGTCATCGGGGTCTCGCACGCCTACGAGCTGCCGTCGGCACCCGGCAACGGCTACCTGAAGGTCGACACCACCAACCTGGTCCGCTTCAAGGCCGCCTACGTCTCCGGACCGGCGCCCGAACCCGCCGCCGAGAACGACCCGGCCCAGCAGCAGCGCGCCGCCCAGGAGGTCACCGTCTTCGGGCTCGACCGCAGCGGCGAACTGCTCTCCGCGCGCGCCGAGCAGACCGCGGCGCTCGCCGAGGCGGCCCAGGCCGCGCAGGCGGACCGCGGCGCGGCCGCCACCACCGGCCCCGACGGCGAACCCCTCAGCGAGGAGAGCCTGTTGGAGGTGCTCGTCGGCCGGCTGGAGGACGCCGGCCCGCCGGCCCGCCAGGTGTGGCTGCCGCCGCTGGACTCCTCCGTCAGCCTCGACCAGGTGCTGCCCGCCATCGTGCCGGACCCCGACCGGGGCATGAGCGCGGCCGACTACCCCCGGCTCGCCTCGCTGCGCTTCCCGCTCGGCATGGTGGACAAGCCCTACGAGCAGTCCCGCGACCTGCTCACCGCGGACCTGTCCGGCGCCGACGGGCACGTCGGCCTGGTCGGCGCGCCGCGCACCGGCAAGTCCACGATGCTGCGCACCTTGATGCTGTCCCTCGCGCTGACCCACACCCCGCAGGAGATCCAGTTCTACTGCCTGGACTTCGGCGGCGGCGGCCTGGTGTCCACCTCCGGGCTCCCGCACGTCGGCTCGGTCGCCACCCGGCTCGACCGGGACCGGGTACAGCGCACCGTCGCCGAGCTGACCCAGCTCCTGGAGCGCCGCGAGGCCGAGTTCGGCGCGCGCGGACTGGAGTCCATGGCCGGCTACCGCGCGCAGCGCGCCACCGGCGAACTGGACGACCCGTACGGCGACGTGTTCCTCGTTGTGGACGGCTGGGGCACGCTGCGGCAGGACTACGAGGACATCGAGCCGCGCGTCATCGACCTGGCCGCCCGCGGACTGTCCTTCGGCATCCACGTCATCGGCTCCGCGGTGCGCTGGTCGGAGTTCCGGCCGCGGCTGCGGGACCTGCTGGGCACCAAGTTCGAACTGCGGCTCGGCGACACGCTGGAGTCCGAGGTCGGCGCGCGGGCCGCGGCGGCCGTGCCGCACCAGCCCGGCCGCGGCCTGACCTCCACCGGCCACCACTTCCTGGCCGCACTGCCCCGGCTGGACAGCTCCCCGCACACCGAGGACCTCACCGCGGCGACCAAGGAGGCCGTCGCGGAGATCGACACCTTCTGGACAGGCCGCCCCGCGCCCGGCGTGCGGCTGCTGCCCGGCCGGCTGTCGACCGCCCAACTCCCGCCGGCCGAGGGCGACCTGCGGGTCTGCCTGGGCTGGGACGAGCAGCGCCTGGAACCCGCCTGGCACGACTTCTCCGTCAACCCGCACCTGATGGTGTTCGGCGACAACGAGACCGGCAAGACCAACATGCTGCGGCTGATGGTCGCCGCCATCACCTCCCGCTACACCCCCGAGGAAGCCCGCATCATGGTCGCCGACCCCGGCCGCGGCCTGCTCACCGCGGTCCCCGAGGCGTACCGGGTCGGCTACGTCGTGGACAGCGACGCGCTCGGCCAACTGGCCGCCAGCGCCGCGGTGTCGGTCGGCAAGCGGGTGCCCGGCGCCGACATCTCGCCGGAGAACCTGGCCCGCCGCGACTGGTGGAGCGGCCCGCTGCTGTTCGTGCTCATCGACGACTTCGACCTGTTCTCCGGCGCACCGGGCTCGCCGTCCCCGATGACGCCCCTGGTGCCGCTGCTGGCCCAGGCCCCGCACATCGGACTCCACCTGGTCCTGTCCCGCAGCACCTCAGGCGCGATGCGGGCGATGATGGACCCGGTGCTGCGCCGCCTGTGGGAGCTGGGCAACCCGGCCCTGCTCTTCTCCTACCCCAAGGAGGAGGGCAAGTTCATCGGCGAGGCGAAGCCGCGCACCCTGCCGCCCGGCCGCGCCCAGCTCGTCACCCGCCGCTCGGTCAAGCTCATGCAGACCGGATTGGTGGCCGCGGAATGA